A stretch of Cucurbita pepo subsp. pepo cultivar mu-cu-16 unplaced genomic scaffold, ASM280686v2 Cp4.1_scaffold002450, whole genome shotgun sequence DNA encodes these proteins:
- the LOC111786691 gene encoding transcription factor bHLH27-like, translated as MENILDEYQYYWETNMFLQTEEFDSWGVDEAFYGSYDSSSPDGTPSSLEASKNILSERNRRKKLNDRLLALRAVVPNITKVSQIIIIIIIIIIIY; from the exons ATGGAGAACATTCTCGACGAGTATCAGTACTACTGGGAAACGAACATGTTTCTGCAGACGGAGGAGTTCGACAG TTGGGGAGTGGACGAAGCGTTTTACGGTTCTTACGATTCAAGCTCGCCGGACGGAACGCCGTCGTCGTTAGAGGCGTCGAAGAACATCTTGTCGGAGAGGAATCGGAGGAAGAAGCTGAACGATAGGCTTCTGGCTCTCAGAGCTGTGGTCCCTAATATCACCAAAGTaagtcaaattattatt